Below is a window of Eretmochelys imbricata isolate rEreImb1 chromosome 22, rEreImb1.hap1, whole genome shotgun sequence DNA.
TAACTGAACagagattcgcaaaaagaaaaggagtacttgtggcaccttagagactaaccaatttatttgagcatgagctttcgtgagctacagctcacttcatcggatgcataccgtggaaactgcagcagactttatatatacacagagaatatgaaacaatacctcctcccaccccactgtcctgctggtaatagcttatctaaagtgatcatcaggttgggccatttccagcacaaatccaggttttctcaccctccaccccccccacacaaattcactctcctgctggtgatagcccatccaaagtgacaactctctacacaatgtgcatgataatcaagttgggccatttcctgcaaaatccaggttctctcacccccctcccaaaaaccacacacacaaactcactatcctgctggtaatagctcatccaaagtgaccattctccctgcaatgtgcatgataatcaaggtgggccatttccagcacaaatccaggttttctcacatttCTCACATTCTCacatctggatttgtgctggaaatggcccaccttgattatcatgcacattgtagggagaatggtcactttggatgagctattaccagcaggatagtgagtttgtgtgtgtggtttttgggaggggggtgagagaacctggattttgcaggaaatggcccaacttgattatcatgcacattgtgtaaagagttgtcactttggatgggctatcaccagcaggagagtgaatttgtgtgggggggtggagggtgagaaaacctggatttgtgctggaaatggcccaacctgatgatcactttagataagctattaccagcaggacagtggggtgggaggaggtattgtttcatattctctgtgtatatataaagtctgctgcagtttccacggtatgcatccgatgaagtgagctgtagctcacgaaagctcatgctcaaataaattggttagtctctaaggtgccacaagtactccttttctttttgcgaatacagactaacacggctgttactctgaaacctgaacagaGATTGACATGCAATAAAAAGCTTGAGCTGGGGCATCAACCATGGATGGAATGTAGAGAAAcagacaagagaaaaaaaaatcacttaacaCCTGCTAACCGGAAACGGTAACGTCTGTCTTTGCTCTGTATCGGTTACCCAGAGGAAGAAAATAGGTGCAGGTGAAATATCACAAGAAACGTGAACAGTCACCACTTCAGGAAGGGACTGTATTTTCTGTGCTTCTGCTGGAGGGAATGGAAAGGCGCCTGATAAATACTCAGACAACCATGGCACTGGGAGGTGGAAGAGATCTACTAGgtctcatctagtccaacccctgagGGCCAGTGCAGGCTTATTTCCAGAGGGCATTCTCTAGATTCTGTGTATGGTATAGAGGGGATGGATATAGGAGAGAGATTTAGACTTTGATTTTCATAAGGAGTTAGACTGCTCTGAAAAGTTCAACCTTACCTTTTAGGATATGGAGAAAATTCTGAGCAACATCCTAAATGCCCTGATTTATAGTTTATTCCAGGTGACATTAGCAGTAGATGTGCACTAAGAGACCAGACAGTTCCTGTATCTAAACTCAGCAGCTTAATTTGTTAGAAGACTTTGTTTCCCACTCCCTAGAGTTGTTCCTCTACAATACTTCAGACTTGCTCAAACTCtgtgagtgttttgttttgtctatGCCTATTTATTGGCTCCTAATCAATAGCCCTGGGATATTTTGGTAAGAAATCCTTATTGAAGCAGCAGCAGTAGGGTTCCTCCATGAACAAGAGGAATATGTGTATCTCTTTCATGCTGTGTCATCATAGTCACCACCTCTACTGGTGCCCTGTGACAGGGTGCCCCGCCCACCATTAGGACAGCACCTCCATCTGGTCATTCTGGGGAATAGCTTGCAAGGTCAATGCTCCTTCCCACGGTTGCACACTGTCTCTCCGACTCTCTCTCTGGATCTGTGGCCCCTTTCTTGCACCACGAGCTGATGCTgcctcttcatgacttggcccttgGGCCAGGTCACCAAATGGTTTCCCCTTCCGGCATTGGAAAGTCTCTTCCCACAAAATAGGCTCCAGCATTCTTCCTATTCACTGCTTCGTAGTTCCACTCCCTCAGTgactggcaggggaacccaggcccgcccactactctgggccAACAATCAAGGTCTGTTCCCTCCTGgaccttactgcctttccctgagccctgtTCTACCTTCCTGGCTTCTCCTCTTTGGGTCTACCagcccaaacacacctcccttctcccagggagtaactgtaaCCTTTCCCAGCTGTTCCTTTGCTGCCAATTTCCTGCCTTTATAATCACAGCCTAGCTcattcctcctcagctgggctccctcattCAATCAGGGGATTGCTTAGCCACCTGATTGCTCTCCACTATGACCTGTTGCATTCATTAGCCCACTCCTCACTCTGCATTGACCCTTTCTGGGCGAGTGTGGGGTGATCACCCCATCACATACACCTGTTTAGTTTagatgggtaaaattttcaaaagtgcctaagtgacctAGAAGCCTGAGTTCCACTGAACGTCAATCAAGTTTCAAGAGTCGCAGACTTTATGGCCGGAAGGGACAACTATGAACATCTAGTTTGACCACCAGCGTCAtagaggccatagaatttcactcagccGTTCTTGCAGTGGAAGGAATTATTCCGCTCTCCTATGTAAGTGAAATATTACAGAGCCCCAGTGCTTTGGCTGAACTAAAGTTCAGGAGGTTATCAGTTATTGATTTATGTTTCCAGAAGAGTTCAATTCTTCTGGCCAAAGTCTAAGAGAAGCCCGATAGCAACAAGCTGATCGTGCAGCATTTTAGCCTGAACCTTAGCCTGTCAAGGGACCTCCATGACATGTGGATCAACAGACCGAACTGCACAGTCCCCCAAAATTTATGGCTACAAACATCCAACCACGAATCACCGCAGGGCAACATCTGACAAAACAAACTCAGCAACCAAAAGTTGCAAAGTAACAATTTATCTTTTCGATAgtgtatttttacacacacacacacacacacaccaaaattacaatttcttattttttaaaaaaagggaaatttcAAAGAAAATGAACTGTTTTCACAAAATATATAGACTGCAACCAAACAGCATTTCtgacaatatttttttcatttagaaacatTTGGTAAACCTTAATTGTAACCTCTCTTTGTAAAGTGGTTTGTGTTTGTTCTTATTGCTATTATTATGAGGCAAATTCCCTCCAAGCTCTCCTGAAGAAATGGATACATGAATCTATTGTTAAAAGACCCAGCTTCATTAGCACCCTCCACCCCATTCAGTTATTTGACTGTATTTTCTGGTATCTATTTTTAATAAGTAAATGCAAAGCACTTTTTAATACTGTTTACAAAGCTGTTACATAACAAATGCCCGTAATACCAAATTGTATTGGTCTATTACCACCAATCACTCTCTGCTCAGACATGCTGTAATCCTAGGCACTGTCCTTATTCACAGTCATTTGTAAATGGGATTGGGtggctcaggggactggtaaTGGGATTAGTGTATTTTGCATATATACACTGATTAAAACTATAAGTACAATAAAAAGTATGTTCTGGGGTACTGAGGAGTTGGTCATGAATAAGAATGGACTTTATGCAGAAGAATTACATTTCCAGAAAACTTGCTAATTGAAAACACTGAATTATTTGTCATTGTTCTGTATTAGTTGCTGTATCAATGAtattagattgtaagatctttgagggcagggactgtgtattATGCTGTttctatacagcacctagcacaatgggacccgaTTCTCCATTGGTTCGTAGGCACTGCTATAATATCATAAGTCAATCATAAATAATGACAAAGCGATACATGTAAACTCTCATTTAGTGAAACCCTAAGGAGCTGAGCAGGATGGTTTCCTGAGAGACATTGTCCGGGTCCCCTACCatgtttttgttcaatatataTTTAGCCTGTCATTTTCAAAGCCATCTAGGATATAAAGACACAAGTACAGGGCAACTGTAAATTGTAAATCGGGTCCAGATGTGCAGCTCAGCAATACCCTCGTGAAGATCCTTACCAAAGACAGCCCAGGCCCGAGATCCAATGGGATTCTTTTGTCCATGAACAGGATGTTCATTTTCTACATATCTTCCATGCAGTCTCATACTGTAACAATCCCTACTGCTTACACCAGTTTAGTGAAGACACCTTGCAGAGTCCCTGACATATGTCAGTGAGGGGTTGATTCATATTAATGCTGCAGCATGGTGTATGAGAGTCTAGTGCTGCTGAAGTTGATCCCCAAACCCTCTCACTGTGCAGGTATCAACTTGTGCCCtctggaaggggagaggctggcaTAATGCTATTAACTATTCACAGAACTTTATATCAGCTTCCAGCTTGGGATTCCTTTCGGGATCTGTAATCTGCCCTGGAGTTGTGAAAAACAAATGGGATTAAGAAAGAAAAGTTTAAGCAACAGCAAGTTGTACATCTAACGTTAAAGAGTGTAGGGGCTGAGTTCCACAGCGGCACTCTTCTTGCAGGGACATGAAAGTGTTAAAAGACAGAGGTCAGATGAGCTGTCCCTAGTGACATGCACTACTGTGGGCAGGAGACCCAGGGAAAACCAGCACATTGTCTGTGCAGACTTTGAGTGAGCACCATGGCTGAGTTCACCGGAGGAGATGACTACCAGGCAGAGTTTGATCCAAAGGCCTATCTCGGACATTATAAATTTGGGGAAGGCACCTGGGGAGAAGAATATCTGAACTTTGCCCTGAAACATTATTGTAAAACCTTCACTTCAGGTATGGCCTCTTGGTGGGATTAGGGATTTATCCCTGGCTTGTCTATCCTTGTCTGTGACATGCCACAGAGGGCAGAAccagaggcaatgggttcaaactacagcatagcagatttagattaaatctcaggaaaacttCAGAACAGTAgggcaatggaacagactgcctggGGAGGTTGTAGAAGGTCCTTCACTGGTGGTTTtcaaaagaggctggatagctaTCTGCCTTcaatggtttagacacaacaaatcctgcatctcgtacttctgggggaattctgtgccaaaaaaatttaaaaattctgtatattttatttttcaaaataatgcaGTGTAattacaccagtttcaattactttagtaatttatttaaactataatacagaaaaaaaagtcacagtaactattcagcatttcctaaacacatgaaagttaagttacaaatacttggtaaaCAGTACCCTccattccagttataatcctggcTGGCTACTTTGGGAAATGCTTGGTTCTAACTGTCCTGACATTTTTTTGACTGCTtgacaaatgttttatttgcccttaaaaattctttttttttttttttttttttaaaaatgggtaaaTAAAATTGctcctgagctgtaatctaaccccaCTGTGACACAGGAAAAAGGGAGAAAGCACATAGATCTCCCTAGCTGACTGTCATTTATAATAAGGcttctttacaccactctggcaatgtaaaggaacCTTAAAACTTTTATACCTATTTTATGCTCCTGGGAGAATTGactaagaatgggaacaattAACTAATAATAGGAACATTAACAACTACACAGGCAGGCTGCTGtatttctgctctgcctcaggggacagagcctgcctcacagctaaatctaaacaaaacaaagcccTACCCCTGCATGCCtgtgagagggacagagtctctctcCCTTATTCCCATGCATGCCCATACCCTTGGCGGTGATTAACATCTTCCCATGCATCCAAGCATCCATACCCCAGCCCCCTCAACCCAACGTGATTTAagtctctgccagctgctccaggcactCAACCAGATATGCCCTGGCTgccagatttctttgcttccccattttTCTGTGAGGGAGCAAAGAAATATGCGAACAATATGAATTCTGCACCTGCGCAGTGGTGCAAAATTTCTCGAGGAGtaatcttggcagggggttggactagatgacccttgtgatcccttctaactctatgattctatgagtaacCAGGTTATTATCATGCCTCCTTTTGGCCTGGGTTGTGGTGAAGTATCCTGTAATATGCATTAGTTATTTGGTTTCCATAGTCACTCCTAGCTGATGTGCAACAAACATGCTATGGCAGTTCATCAAGTCTCACCTTGCTGCACAGGGGGGCTGAGGACCCTTCAGCTAGCGTTTCTAGATAAAAAGCCCATTAGATAGGCTAAATGTTATTGTTCAGCCTTTGGAAGTACCACAGATTATCAAAAAGCTTTTCCCATCCTCCCCTTTCTGCAAGCATCCATGCAGTACGGCCTTGGACTGACACTCAGGACACCTGAGTTCTGTTCTCACGCCTGCCATTGACCTTCCCTTTGACCCcgggcaagtcacatcacctctctgtgcctcatttgtAAAAGAGGGATAATGACATGAGTGTTCTGGTCCAAAGCGCTTGGAGCTGTATAAATGTAAAGCACTAGACAGAAAAGttagttattattaattattatatagCAAATTTCCCTTTAGCCTTCTCCTGGGAGTGGAAATGAGGTCTTTTATCAATAGCTCTAAATGTGTTCAAAATCACCCCTGCAGTTAAATTATTGAATATATTTGGTTGCATCCCTTTTTAAGAAGTTGATGTGATGCAAATTTCAATTCTGTTTACAAAGCTGTTTGATTCCAAGAGCCAGCTATACTGCATCATACTGTATTTTTTCTATTACTAACAATTACTGCAACCCCATAGACACATGGTATAATCCTGGGGACTGTCCTTAAATACGGTAACTTGTAGGGGGGAATTGTATGGCTCAGGGGGCTGGTAATGGAATTAGAGCATCTTGCATTTTGGAAACACTAAAGCTGAACAAAAATGTAAGTGTGACAAAAAGCACATACTACGGTATCAATCCATCATGAAAGGGACTGAATGTAGGAGTCTAGACAGAAGAAAATTACTAACACCTGCTAATTGGAAACATAAATGTTCGTCTTTGCTCTGTATCAATTCATTTATACATTGCAGAGGAGGAGTTTATGTGACGACACAAGGTGACGGTCAGTGGTGAATCAGGTCCATGGTGTGAAGCCCTGTAACAGCCGAGTAAATAATCATTACTGTGAATAGCTCCGCCTGATGTACAATAGTATTCTTACAGCTACAAAAAGAGCACTCATTCCGTATACATCTTCCGGGCAGCGTCAACATTGTCGTCTTCTATACTGCTGCCTGGGTTAGTTTAGATATGCAGGAGAGTATCTGATGTTAATTTCCATGTCAAGAAGCATTGAGGACTTGCAGCCAAAGCTTGGTAACACTGAAGTCACTAGGCGTTtggccattgtcttcaatggaagcAAGATTTAGCTCTAGATGTATTAAAACTCAATCAACTAAGCTTAATTGAGATGAAGTTGCATTTAGTCTGGTTAAGATGCAATGAGCTCCAAGAATTCTGTATTCTGAACCAGGTGGGGTGAAAGGGGACTCCCTGATTGATATTGGCAGTGGCCCCACTATCtaccagctcctctctgcctgcGAGTCCTTTAAGGAGATCATTGCTTCAGACTATACAGATCGGAACCGCCGGGAACTGGAGAAATGGCTGAAGAATGAGCCAGGAGCATTTGACTGGACTCCAGTGGTGGAATACGTGTGTGAGCTAGAGGGAAACAGGTACCGGGGCTGGAAAAAGCAGATTGCCTAAATCCCTTGTGTATTGCTTAGTTTGTCTATGCAGCATCATCTACTTACACTGATCAGCTGGAAGCTGCAACATAATCAATGGTGAATGTAGGAAGAAATTTGGGGGAGAAAATAAAGAGCAGGCAGAATGTGGTAGGAGTCTGTATAGAGTCCCCAGGAGGTCTCAGCATCCGAGACCTTGGAGAGACCTATCAACTGGTGTTGGCATTTTTCCAGTATGAAATGCAGAGGGAAATGTAGCTGATGTAAATTCACCTGGTTGCAGAtgtttaaaaaatcttaaattcagACAGCGGGcgcgtggggggagggagggaggagtccACTGAAAAAGTAGCCAGAGTTCATGACTCTGTTAGCAAAAGTAGGATGAGTTCTGAGCACAATGTGGTGGCTAGGACTTAATATTTCTGGGAATTCCAGCATATCTGAAAACCTGATCCAGGGGAAAGGGGACTAAAGACAAAGTTAACACAAGGTCCTACAAACAGACATCACTCTAGAAAATTATGTTTTCCTTCTAATACTCACACCTATGTCATACAAAGATACTGAAATTGCAGATAACCATTTGGAGTTCATCTTGTATTGTATATGTGTATGTCTCTCTAGGGGAAAGGAGGCTGAGAAAGAGATGAAGTTAAGGAAAACCATCAAACAGGTTCTAAAATGTGATGTCCACAAAAGCAACCCCATGCATCCAATCATCCTGCCTCCAGCTGACTGCTTGATCTCATCACTGTGCTTGGAAGCTGCTTGCAAAGATCTGAACACTTATCAACTTGCTCTAAAGAACATCAGCTCCCTGTTAAAGCCAGGAGGGCACTTGGTGCTGAGTGGAGCTTTGGCCTGCAGTTTCTACGTGGTTGGCCCCAAAAGGTTCTCGTGTTTGGTcctgagagaagaatttgtgaGGGAAGTCCTCAGTGAAACTGGCTTCATCATTCAGGAGTTTGAGGTTCTCTGCAGGGATGATAATTTCATAGATGACAGCTCTGATTTCTCTGGCATGTTCTTCATTCTCGCTCAAAGGAGAAAATAATATAAATCCTTTAGGGAGTATGGGTAAAGGACCCTACCCCCAAAGGAACAGAGATATGTAGCCTATGCGGCTAGCCTGCAAGCTTACTTTATTATGTAATCTGTCTCCCACTACCAAGTCCCCAAGGAAGGGTTTGAGTATGCTAGTTTAagtagcttttgtaaagggatgATTCCACCAGGGTCTATAGAACTGTGCTATTTCTTTGCGGCTCTGTGGTTTGGGGCTATGATAactctttcctttattttaataaaaatctctAAAGCCTGACTTTGTGCTCTGTGACCACGTCCTTGCCACATACTCCGAGGATCCGTACAAAGTATTAAATGTCTACATTCTCTAATTCTGTACCAGTTGCAACATGGGATTCCTTTGGGGACCTGTTACCTGCCCGGTAGTTGTGAAAAGCAAACGGGATTAAAATGAAGGTTTAAAATAATAGCAAGATGTATGCCTAAAGGTAAAGACTATAGGGCTGAGTTCCACAGTTGATCACAGTTTGCAGGCACATGAAAGCGTTAAAAAGCTGAATGATGCAATTTTTAACACTGTTTACAAACCTATTGGATTGCAAATGCCAGCTCTATTGCATCACCTTGTATTTTTTATTACTAACAATTACTTCAACCCCATAGACACATCGTGTAATCCTGGGGATTGTCTTTAAGGACAATAATTTGTAAGAGAAGATGGCAGGCTCTGGGGACTAGTAATGGAATTAGAGTGTCTTGCATTATGGAAACATTAAAAATGAATAGCAATATAAGTGCAATAAAAAGTACCTCCTGGGGTATTAATCCTGAATGAAAGGACTGAATGTAGGAGACTAGACAGGAGAAAATCACTAACACCTGGTAACTGGAAACATTAATATTTGTCTTTCCTCTGTATCAATTGCTTTACATATTGCAGAGGAACAGTTTATATGAGGACATAAGGTGAAGGTCAATGGTGAATCTGGTCCATGGGGTGAAGCCCTGTTAATAATCTTTATTGAGGACTCCTCAGCCTGATGCATGCTGAGTACTTGTTCCGTATACTCGTGCTTGCAGGGTCTACACAGGTGCAGAGCAACTGTAAATCGAGTCCAAATGTGCAGCTCCCCAATACCCTCGTGAAGATCCTTACCAGAGACAGCTCTGCCTGAGATCCAATGAGATTCTTTAGTCCATGAACAGGACTCTCATTCAGTATATATCTTACACGCAGTGTCCGACACTGTCACAATCCCTACTGCTAACACAACTTAGAGAAGACACCTTGGAGAGTTTCTGACATGTCAACAATGGGTTGATTCACACTAATGCTGCAGCACGGTGCATGAGAGTTCACAAGCTACGGAAGTTGATCTGTATGTGACTTTCTCTCTTCGCCCACACACTTAGAGCACCTCAGTCTGTGACAGGACTCTGGACGAATCGGAGAACCCTTCCCCGTGCATGTATCTACTGGTGAGCTCTGgaagggctggggctggcagagTGCTGCTACCTGGGCACAGAACTCTGTATCAGCTTCAGCCGGCGATTCCCTTAGGGACCTGTAACCAGCCCTGTGGCTGGGAAAAGCAAACAGGCTTTTAAAGAAAAGGTTTTAAACAGCAAGATGCATATCTAAAGTTAAAGACGGTAGGGGCTGAGTTCCACAGCTACACTCATCTTGCAGGGATACAAACGCATTCAAAGGCAGAGTGATGCAATTAATACTGTTTACAAAGGTTTCGGAGGGCAAATGCCAGCTATATTGCATCACTGTGTATTTTTTATTACTAACATTTGCTGCAAGCCCATAAACACACAGTGTAAACCTAAGGATTGTTGTTAAATACAGTAACATGTTACAGAGGATTGCatggctcaggggactggttCATGGAATTAGAGCATCGTGCATTATGGAAACTAAAACTGAattgaaatgtaagtgcaataaaAAGTACCTCATGAGGTATGAATCCTGAATGGAAAGGGACTGAATGTAGGAGGCTAGACAGAAGAAAATAACTAATACGTGCGAATTGGAAACATTAATATATGTCGGCTCTGTCTCAATTAATTGATACATTGCAGAGGAAGACTTTATATGGTGCCACAAGGTGAAGGTCAGGGCTGAATCTGGTTGTGGTGTGAAGCTCTGTAACATCCTAGTAAATAATCGTTATTGAGGACACCTCTGCCTGATGTACAGTAGTATGCATACTTCTGTAAAAAGAGTACTTGTTCCATACGTATCTTCCATTCAGTGTCTACACAGGTGCAGGGAAACTGTAAATCAGGTCCAAAGGCTGGCCGGGCACTAATAACTATTCACACAAATCTGTATCAGGTGCAGCTTGGGATTCCTTTCGGGACCTGCAACCTGCCCTGTGGTTGTGATAAGGAGATGGGATTTAAAAGAAGGTTTTAAACACCAGCAAGCTTTATGTCTGAGAGTAAATATGATAGGGCTGCTTTCCGTAGCTGCTTGCAGGGATATAAAAGTGTTAAAAAACAGAGTGATGCAATTTTTAACACTGGTTTACAAAGCTTTTCGATTGCAAATGCCATCTATGTTGCATCACattgtattttttattactaATAATTACTGCAACCCCATGGACacatagggcatgtctacacagggataaaagacgtATGTCACAGTTGTGGCTGGCTTAcctcagctgactcaggcttgcagagcatgggctgcagggctaaaaatcactgggtagacatttgggcttgagcTGAACCCTGGGCTTTGGGACCCTTCTCCTTTGCATGGCTCCAGATCTTGGGCGCCAAGCTAAGTCTGAGCATTTACACAGAGATTTTTCAGCCCCA
It encodes the following:
- the LOC144278393 gene encoding nicotinamide N-methyltransferase-like, whose protein sequence is MAEFTGGDDYQAEFDPKAYLGHYKFGEGTWGEEYLNFALKHYCKTFTSGGVKGDSLIDIGSGPTIYQLLSACESFKEIIASDYTDRNRRELEKWLKNEPGAFDWTPVVEYVCELEGNRGKEAEKEMKLRKTIKQVLKCDVHKSNPMHPIILPPADCLISSLCLEAACKDLNTYQLALKNISSLLKPGGHLVLSGALACSFYVVGPKRFSCLVLREEFVREVLSETGFIIQEFEVLCRDDNFIDDSSDFSGMFFILAQRRK